The Leptospirales bacterium genome has a window encoding:
- a CDS encoding pentapeptide repeat-containing protein: MDFERFKNINDQRLNYREMEDASVVSSYRNTGCGDGYRLYLKIDGQGPAARVVDASYTTTGCGFGLAALAMATDWVRGRTIAEAERISPADIEALFEFPERRKNYPQSACEALQKAAADFLNGTGIRPEDRVSKASALALLAEQGHLRGAKLNQVILEGEDLSGVDFSGADLSHAYLLGCKFDGANLSGVRLRGAFLNGSSLRGADLRNSDLRWAKLSGADLEGAQFEGAQYDVGTRLDPRHTALFAGMVQSGKEAYVEKAASKAGS; encoded by the coding sequence ACGATCAGCGACTGAACTATCGTGAGATGGAGGACGCCTCTGTGGTATCCTCCTATCGAAACACGGGTTGCGGCGACGGCTACCGTCTCTACCTGAAGATCGACGGCCAGGGTCCAGCGGCGCGCGTCGTGGACGCCAGCTACACCACCACGGGCTGCGGCTTTGGGTTGGCGGCGCTGGCTATGGCTACCGATTGGGTTCGCGGACGCACCATCGCCGAGGCGGAAAGGATCTCGCCGGCGGATATTGAAGCGCTTTTCGAATTTCCGGAGCGTCGCAAGAACTATCCGCAATCGGCCTGCGAGGCCCTGCAAAAGGCGGCTGCGGATTTTCTGAACGGGACCGGCATTCGGCCCGAGGACCGCGTCAGCAAGGCCAGCGCACTGGCGCTGCTGGCAGAGCAGGGGCACCTGCGCGGCGCAAAGTTGAATCAGGTCATCCTGGAAGGCGAAGACCTTTCTGGAGTGGATTTCTCGGGCGCCGATTTGAGTCACGCCTATCTGCTGGGCTGCAAGTTTGACGGCGCCAATCTGAGCGGCGTCCGACTGCGCGGCGCCTTTCTCAACGGCTCCAGCCTGCGCGGCGCGGACCTGCGCAATTCCGATCTGCGCTGGGCCAAGCTGAGCGGCGCCGATCTGGAGGGCGCTCAGTTTGAAGGGGCGCAGTACGATGTTGGAACGCGCCTTGATCCGCGCCATACGGCGCTGTTTGCGGGCATGGTTCAATCCGGGAAAGAGGCCTATGTAGAAAAGGCCGCGTCAAAGGCAGGATCGTGA
- a CDS encoding STAS domain-containing protein produces the protein MLQLLKQDGDRLSMRLLADLKMENAPDFFETFQASIRDSHQTVLVDFSRIRFVDSSGVGILLKCAHAQREREGIFLVYGLSRSLHSVFKLAGLFKIFQPIDGAEALQRFPELAV, from the coding sequence ATGCTGCAGCTCTTGAAACAAGATGGAGACCGCCTCTCCATGCGCCTGCTGGCCGACCTGAAAATGGAGAACGCGCCGGATTTTTTTGAGACTTTTCAGGCCTCCATCCGCGACAGCCACCAGACGGTACTGGTCGATTTCAGCCGTATTCGCTTCGTAGATAGCTCGGGCGTCGGCATCCTGCTGAAGTGCGCCCATGCGCAGCGCGAGCGTGAAGGAATCTTTCTGGTCTACGGTCTGAGTCGTTCGCTGCATTCCGTATTCAAGCTGGCCGGCCTGTTCAAAATCTTTCAGCCGATCGACGGCGCCGAGGCTCTGCAACGATTTCCAGAACTTGCAGTCTGA